In a single window of the Notamacropus eugenii isolate mMacEug1 chromosome 4, mMacEug1.pri_v2, whole genome shotgun sequence genome:
- the SLC10A5 gene encoding sodium/bile acid cotransporter 5 produces the protein MFSKMIIEFLVLQILGVSLGEVQKPFVRFLSLDKTEVLLYTKTEEALIVRSSYKNNGPNRSYLSVYLKDLEVAQVVNVTKISSEVTNFKISLMTKKAGETSLTIQLWDSVGGQDRLIEEIHDIRIKVIFKQKPETLLQAPLHFDSYVLMLILPIILLNKCAFGCKIEVETLEIAWKKPLPILLGGAIQFFVMPFCGFIFTRILTLSQALSFGFVMTCTCPGGGGGYLFALLLEGDITLAIVMTCASTLLALLMMPLNSYIYSRMLGLHGSFHVPVSKIMTTLLFIVIPISIGIIIKNKVPKWASYLEKIIKPFSFVLMSIGVYLSFRMGLLFTKAINLEVFFLGLLVPALGSLFGYSFSKMFMLPLPVCKTVAIEGGALNGFLALAIIQLSFPQQKADLASVAPFTVAMCSGCEMLFMILLYKAKKIIVLNVEDEKLKSFI, from the coding sequence ATGTTTTCTAAAATGATTATAGAATTTTTAGTTTTGCAAATCTTGGGTGTATCATTGGGTGAAGTACAGAAACCATTTGTTCGTTTTCTGAGTCTAGACAAGACTGAAGTCCTGCTTTACACGAAGACAGAAGAAGCATTAATTGTTAGGTCAAGCTACAAGAACAATGGGCCAAACAGGAGCTATCTTTCTGTATATTTAAAAGACCTGGAAGTCGCACAAGTGGTAAATGTGACGAAGATATCCTCGGAggttacaaactttaaaataagcCTAATGACAAAGAAAGCAGGTGAGACAAGTTTAACCATTCAGCTATGGGATTCTGTAGGTGGGCAAGACAGACTCATTGAAGAGATACATGATATTCGAATCAAGGTGATCTTCAAACAGAAACCTGAGACTCTCCTACAGGCACCTTTGCATTTTGACAGCTATGTCCTAATGCTGATTTTACCAATaatattgcttaataaatgtgcatttGGCTGCAAGATTGAAGTGGAGACACTCGAGATTGCATGGAAGAAACCTTTACCAATACTTCTTGGTGGAGCTATACAATTTTTTGTCATGCCAttctgtggatttatttttaCTAGGATTTTGACATTATCCCAGGCTCTCTCTTTCGGATTTGTCATGACTTGCACCTGTCCTGGAGGAGGTGGAGGCTATCTCTTTGCCCTGCTTCTGGAAGGTGATATAACTTTGGCCATTGTGATGACTTGTGCTTCAACATTATTAGCACTGTTAATGATGCCTCtaaattcatatatttatagTAGAATGTTGGGGCTGCATGGTTCATTTCATGTTCCTGTTTCTAAAATTATGACAACCCTCCTTTTCATAGTTATACCAATATCAATAGGCATAATCATTAAGAACAAAGTACCTAAGTGGGCAAGCTACTTAGAGAAAATAATTAAACCTTTTAGTTTTGTGTTAATGTCTATAGGAGTATATTTGAGCTTTAGGATGGGATTATTGTTTACAAAAGCAATTAACTTAGAGGTATTTTTCCTGGGACTATTAGTTCCTGCTTTGGGTTCGTTGTTTGGATActctttttctaaaatgtttatgtTGCCTCTTCCAGTTTGCAAAACTGTTGCTATTGAAGGTGGGGCATTAAATGGTTTCTTAGCACTGGCCATTATTCAGCTCTCTTTTCCACAACAGAAGGCAGATTTGGCATCAGTTGCTCCTTTTACAGTAGCCATGTGTTCTGGCTGTGAGATGTTGTTTATGATTCTGTTATACAAAGCTAAGAAAATTATTGTTCTCAATGTAGAGGATGAAAAACTAAAGTCTTTTATCTAA